The following are encoded together in the Macadamia integrifolia cultivar HAES 741 chromosome 10, SCU_Mint_v3, whole genome shotgun sequence genome:
- the LOC122092486 gene encoding probable carboxylesterase 15: MANTTTATTPFVVDDCRGVLQVYSDGSIVRSDRPSFNVTVHDDGSVIWKDVTFHPIHGLQLRLYKPASASSTKLPIFYYIHGGGFCIGSRTWPNCQNYCLRLASELQAVVISPDYRLAPENRLPAAIEDGFAAVKWLQAQALSDNPDTWLTDIADFDRVFISGDSAGGNIAHHLAVGLGAGSPELAPVRVRGYVYLAAYFGGTVRVKSELEEKVSFFNTDISDRFWRLSIPVGETTDHPLVNPFGPASPSLEPLALDPILAVVGSCDILKDRIKDYVRRFKEWGKKIEYAEFEGEDHGFFALHPNSEAANKLMQLVERFIAENSSN; the protein is encoded by the exons atggcaaaCACAACCACCGCAACCACTCCATTTGTGGTGGATGATTGCCGTGGAGTCCTCCAAGTCTACAGTGACGGCTCCATAGTCCGCTCTGATCGGCCATCCTTCAACGTGACCGTCCATGACGATGGCTCTGTGATCTGGAAAGACGTCACTTTCCACCCAATTCATGGTCTCCAACTCCGTCTCTACAAACCCGCTTCAGCGTCCTCTACAAAGCTCCCAATCTTCTACTACATCCATGGTGGTGGCTTCTGCATCGGCTCTCGCACTTGGCCCAACTGCCAAAACTATTGCCTCCGTCTCGCTTCCGAACTTCAAGCCGTCGTTATCTCACCTGATTATCGTCTCGCACCTGAGAATCGCCTTCCGGCGGCAATCGAAGATGGATTCGCAGCGGTTAAGTGGCTCCAAGCTCAGGCTCTGTCCGATAATCCCGATACTTGGTTGACTGATATTGCTGATTTCGATAGAGTTTTTATCTCGGGAGACTCGGCCGGGGGAAACATCGCTCACCATCTCGCGGTTGGACTCGGAGCAGGTTCGCCGGAGTTGGCTCCTGTTCGAGTGCGTGGTTACGTTTATTTAGCTGCTTACTTTGGCGGAACCGTACGGGTGAAGTCAGAGCTGGAGGAAAAGGTCTCCTTCTTCAACACGGATATTTCTGACAG GTTTTGGAGGCTTTCAATACCAGTTGGTGAGACAACAGATCATCCATTGGTGAACCCATTTGGACCTGCTAGCCCAAGCCTTGAACCTTTGGCTCTTGACCCTATCCTAGCGGTAGTTGGTAGCTGTGATATACTCAAGGACAGAATTAAAGATTACGTAAGGAGATTCAAAGAGTGGGGAAAGAAAATAGAGTACGCTGAATTCGAGGGAGAGGACCATGGTTTCTTCGCACTCCATCCCAATTCTGAAGCAGCAAACAAGTTGATGCAACTCGTTGAAAGATTTATCGCTGAAAACTCCAGCAACTAG
- the LOC122092393 gene encoding probable carboxylesterase 15: MTNTTAATTPYVVDDCRGILQVYSDGSIVRSDRPSINVTVHDDGSVIWKDVTFHPIHGLQLRLYKPASASSSTKLPIFYHIHGGSFCIGSRTWPNCQNYCLRLASDLQAVVISPDYRLPPENRLPAAIEDGFAAVKWLQAQALSDNPDTWLTDVADFNRVFILGDSAGGNIAHHLAVGLGPGSPELAPVRVRGYVFLAAYFGGTVRVKSELEERETVFTNLMILDMFWRLSIPVGETTDHPLVNPIGPASPSLEPLALDPILAVVGSCDRLKDRIKNYVKRLKEWGKKIEYAEFEGEDHGFFSVQPNSEAANKLMQLINRFITENSSN, from the exons atgACAAACACAACCGCCGCCACCACTCCATATGTGGTAGATGACTGCCGTGGAATCCTCCAAGTCTACAGTGACGGCTCCATAGTCCGCTCTGATCGCCCATCCATCAACGTGACCGTGCATGACGATGGCTCTGTTATCTGGAAAGACGTCACTTTCCACCCAATTCATGGTCTCCAACTCCGTCTCTACAAACCCGCTTCAGCCTCCTCCTCTACGAAGCTCCCAATCTTCTACCACATCCATGGTGGTAGCTTCTGCATCGGCTCTCGCACTTGGCCCAACTGCCAAAACTACTGCCTCCGTCTCGCTTCCGACCTTCAAGCCGTCGTCATCTCACCTGATTATCGTCTCCCACCTGAGAATCGCCTTCCGGCGGCAATCGAAGATGGATTCGCAGCGGTTAAGTGGCTCCAAGCTCAGGCTCTGTCCGATAATCCCGACACTTGGTTGACTGATGTTGCCGATTTCAACAGAGTTTTTATCTTGGGAGACTCGGCCGGGGGAAACATCGCTCATCATCTCGCTGTTGGACTCGGACCGGGTTCGCCGGAGTTGGCTCCTGTTCGAGTGCGTGGTTACGTTTTTTTAGCTGCCTACTTTGGCGGAACCGTGCGGGTGAAATCAGAGTTGGAGGAACGGGAGACTGTCTTCACT AATCTC ATGATATTGGACATGTTTTGGAGGCTTTCAATACCAGTTGGTGAGACAACAGATCACCCATTGGTGAACCCAATTGGACCTGCTAGCCCAAGCCTTGAACCTTTGGCTCTTGATCCTATCCTGGCTGTAGTTGGTAGCTGTGATAGACTCAAGGACAGAATTAAAAATTATGTAAAGAGATTGAAAGAGTggggaaagaaaatagaatatgCCGAATTCGAGGGAGAGGACCATGGTTTCTTTTCAGTCCAGCCCAACTCTGAAGCAGCAAACAAGTTGATGCAACTCATTAACAGATTCATCACTGAAAACTCCAGCAACTAG